The following coding sequences are from one Passer domesticus isolate bPasDom1 chromosome 11, bPasDom1.hap1, whole genome shotgun sequence window:
- the LOC135309676 gene encoding transcription factor HES-1-like isoform X1, translated as MAPGRERSPHGEGCAGPRGDRRTRKPLVEKKRRARINESLRELRLLLADSEFQAKLENAEVLERTVRRVRAALERRARAAPASTPPRPPSCSTTCWSPCPSARAAARTRSRTLWRSRRSAPGPPEPARARPCPPPAKRAAPSRTRRRPGRARPPRTDWTRPRRGAGPRPARPDPCGDPGNGGAESAQSGPCRGRGAPRTRVLSVSARVSARLSACECPSVCLSVGVCVRGWQRCDCRLGHCRCHPLAA; from the exons ATGGCGCCGGGCAGGGAGCGCTCGCCGCACGGCGAGGGCTGCGCGGGGCCCCGCGGCGACCGGAGG ACGAGGAAGCCGCTGGTGGAGAAGAAGCGCCGGGCGCGCATCAACGAGAGCCTGCGGGagctgcggctgctgctggccgaCAGCGAG TTTCAGGCGAAGCTGGAGAACGCGGAGGTGCTGGAGCGGACGGTGCGGCGGGTGCGGGCCGCGCTGGAGCGCCGCGCCCGCG CTGCCCCGGCATCGACGCCACCACGGCCGCCGAGCTGCTCAACCACCTGCTGGAGTCCATGCCCCTCAGCGAGGGCGGCTGCCCGGACTCGGTCACGGACGTTGTGGCGGAGCCGGCGCTCGGCCCCTGGCCCGCCGGAGcccgcccgggcccggccctgcccgccccCAGCGAAGAGAGCTGCTCCGAGTCGGACGAGGcggaggccgggccgggccagacCCCCACGGACGGACTGGACGCGCCCCAGACGCGGGGCCGGCCCTCGCCCGGCTCGCCCAGATCCATGTGGAGACCCTGGTAACGGCGGAGCGGAGTCAGCGCAGAGCGGCCCGTGCCGAGGGCGGGGTGCCCCGCGCACGCGTGTGTTGAGCGTGAGTGCCCGTGTGAGTGCCCGTCTGTCTGCGTGTGAGTGTCCgtccgtctgtctgtctgtgggTGTCTGTGTGCGCGGCTGGCAGCGCTGTGACTGCCGACTCGGGCACTGTCGCTGTCACCCCCTGGCAGCCTAA
- the LOC135309675 gene encoding transcription cofactor HES-6-like isoform X1 produces the protein MTATATAGTHKVASSKEERKLRKPLIERKRRERINNCLDQLKETVVGAFHLDQSKLEKADILEMTVKHLQNIQSSKMMADSRVGLEAQQRYSTGYIQCMHEVHNLLLTCEWMDKSLGARLLNHLLQSLPRSGQDSSKAAPRPPSPSLQPLPTQKGPLSPKGSARGTNPSQERLCPAENKQASKNSFQLPSLLLFNQGDAAPPRQVLQPNFSHNNPRMGSLDMWRPW, from the exons ATGACGGCCACAGCCACCGCCGGCACGCACAAGGTCGCCAGCAgcaaggaggagaggaag TTAAGGAAACCCCTCATTGAGCGGAAGCGAAGGGAAAGGATTAATAACTGCTTAGACCAGCTGAAGGAGACTGTTGTGGGTGCGTTTCACCTGGAT CAGTCTAAACTGGAAAAAGCAGACATCCTGGAAATGACAGTGAAGCACCTCCAGAACATCCAGAGCAGCAAGATGATGG CTGACTCCAGGGTGGGTCTGGAGGCCCAGCAGAGGTACAGCACCGGCTACATCCAGTGCATGCACGAGGTGCACAACCTGCTGCTCACCTGCGAGTGGATGGACAAGAGCCTGGGGGCGCGCCTCTTGAACCACCTGCTCCAGTCGCTGCCCCGCTCGGGGCAGGACAGCAGCAAGGCAGCGCCCAGGCCCCCGAGCCCgtccctgcagcctctcccGACGCAGAAAGGCCCCCTGAGCCCTAAGGGCAGCGCTCGAGGCACAAACCCGTCACAGGAGCGCCTCTGCCCTGCGGAGAACAAGCAAGCTTCCAAAAATTCCTTCCAGCTGCCCTCGCTGTTGCTTTTCAACCAGGGCGATGCTGCACCTCCCAGACAGGTTCTGCAGCCAAATTTTTCCCATAACAACCCCAGAATGGGGTCGTTAGATATGTGGAGACCATGGTAA
- the LOC135309676 gene encoding transcription cofactor HES-6-like isoform X2: protein MAPGRERSPHGEGCAGPRGDRRTRKPLVEKKRRARINESLRELRLLLADSEFQAKLENAEVLERTVRRVRAALERRARGECRPGGRGAPGPARASPAPLSVPRRAGGGRRLLEASERFAAGYIQCMHEVHTFVSSCPGIDATTAAELLNHLLESMPLSEGGCPDSVTDVVAEPALGPWPAGARPGPALPAPSEESCSESDEAEAGPGQTPTDGLDAPQTRGRPSPGSPRSMWRPW from the exons ATGGCGCCGGGCAGGGAGCGCTCGCCGCACGGCGAGGGCTGCGCGGGGCCCCGCGGCGACCGGAGG ACGAGGAAGCCGCTGGTGGAGAAGAAGCGCCGGGCGCGCATCAACGAGAGCCTGCGGGagctgcggctgctgctggccgaCAGCGAG TTTCAGGCGAAGCTGGAGAACGCGGAGGTGCTGGAGCGGACGGTGCGGCGGGTGCGGGCCGCGCTGGAGCGCCGCGCCCGCGGTGAGTGCCGGCccggggggcggggggcgcccggcccggcccgcgcctCACCCGCGCCCCTCTCTGTCCCCCGCCGCGCagggggcgggcggcggctccTGGAGGCCAGCGAGCGCTTCGCCGCCGGCTACATCCAGTGCATGCACGAGGTGCACACCTTCGTCTCCAGCTGCCCCGGCATCGACGCCACCACGGCCGCCGAGCTGCTCAACCACCTGCTGGAGTCCATGCCCCTCAGCGAGGGCGGCTGCCCGGACTCGGTCACGGACGTTGTGGCGGAGCCGGCGCTCGGCCCCTGGCCCGCCGGAGcccgcccgggcccggccctgcccgccccCAGCGAAGAGAGCTGCTCCGAGTCGGACGAGGcggaggccgggccgggccagacCCCCACGGACGGACTGGACGCGCCCCAGACGCGGGGCCGGCCCTCGCCCGGCTCGCCCAGATCCATGTGGAGACCCTGGTAA
- the LOC135309676 gene encoding transcription cofactor HES-6-like isoform X3, with protein MAPGRERSPHGEGCAGPRGDRRTRKPLVEKKRRARINESLRELRLLLADSEFQAKLENAEVLERTVRRVRAALERRARGGGRRLLEASERFAAGYIQCMHEVHTFVSSCPGIDATTAAELLNHLLESMPLSEGGCPDSVTDVVAEPALGPWPAGARPGPALPAPSEESCSESDEAEAGPGQTPTDGLDAPQTRGRPSPGSPRSMWRPW; from the exons ATGGCGCCGGGCAGGGAGCGCTCGCCGCACGGCGAGGGCTGCGCGGGGCCCCGCGGCGACCGGAGG ACGAGGAAGCCGCTGGTGGAGAAGAAGCGCCGGGCGCGCATCAACGAGAGCCTGCGGGagctgcggctgctgctggccgaCAGCGAG TTTCAGGCGAAGCTGGAGAACGCGGAGGTGCTGGAGCGGACGGTGCGGCGGGTGCGGGCCGCGCTGGAGCGCCGCGCCCGCG ggggcgggcggcggctccTGGAGGCCAGCGAGCGCTTCGCCGCCGGCTACATCCAGTGCATGCACGAGGTGCACACCTTCGTCTCCAGCTGCCCCGGCATCGACGCCACCACGGCCGCCGAGCTGCTCAACCACCTGCTGGAGTCCATGCCCCTCAGCGAGGGCGGCTGCCCGGACTCGGTCACGGACGTTGTGGCGGAGCCGGCGCTCGGCCCCTGGCCCGCCGGAGcccgcccgggcccggccctgcccgccccCAGCGAAGAGAGCTGCTCCGAGTCGGACGAGGcggaggccgggccgggccagacCCCCACGGACGGACTGGACGCGCCCCAGACGCGGGGCCGGCCCTCGCCCGGCTCGCCCAGATCCATGTGGAGACCCTGGTAA
- the LOC135309675 gene encoding transcription cofactor HES-6-like isoform X2 produces MTATATAGTHKVASSKEERKLRKPLIERKRRERINNCLDQLKETVVGAFHLDSKLEKADILEMTVKHLQNIQSSKMMADSRVGLEAQQRYSTGYIQCMHEVHNLLLTCEWMDKSLGARLLNHLLQSLPRSGQDSSKAAPRPPSPSLQPLPTQKGPLSPKGSARGTNPSQERLCPAENKQASKNSFQLPSLLLFNQGDAAPPRQVLQPNFSHNNPRMGSLDMWRPW; encoded by the exons ATGACGGCCACAGCCACCGCCGGCACGCACAAGGTCGCCAGCAgcaaggaggagaggaag TTAAGGAAACCCCTCATTGAGCGGAAGCGAAGGGAAAGGATTAATAACTGCTTAGACCAGCTGAAGGAGACTGTTGTGGGTGCGTTTCACCTGGAT TCTAAACTGGAAAAAGCAGACATCCTGGAAATGACAGTGAAGCACCTCCAGAACATCCAGAGCAGCAAGATGATGG CTGACTCCAGGGTGGGTCTGGAGGCCCAGCAGAGGTACAGCACCGGCTACATCCAGTGCATGCACGAGGTGCACAACCTGCTGCTCACCTGCGAGTGGATGGACAAGAGCCTGGGGGCGCGCCTCTTGAACCACCTGCTCCAGTCGCTGCCCCGCTCGGGGCAGGACAGCAGCAAGGCAGCGCCCAGGCCCCCGAGCCCgtccctgcagcctctcccGACGCAGAAAGGCCCCCTGAGCCCTAAGGGCAGCGCTCGAGGCACAAACCCGTCACAGGAGCGCCTCTGCCCTGCGGAGAACAAGCAAGCTTCCAAAAATTCCTTCCAGCTGCCCTCGCTGTTGCTTTTCAACCAGGGCGATGCTGCACCTCCCAGACAGGTTCTGCAGCCAAATTTTTCCCATAACAACCCCAGAATGGGGTCGTTAGATATGTGGAGACCATGGTAA